A window of the Planococcus citri chromosome 4, ihPlaCitr1.1, whole genome shotgun sequence genome harbors these coding sequences:
- the LOC135845119 gene encoding uncharacterized protein LOC135845119 translates to MGDAEELKKLNNRKTRLKASLTRHLNFVKNELQNENNLSKLKLKSTQLEDLYGNYATLLDEFDQFEINLDAFIEQFEIDYLETKSLLDDKINSISTNHSSAVVGTSMQPTSICAKLPKLTLPEFSGNILKWKEFWDSYEAKIHKTNLPDCDKFEYLVQCLKGRAQKSIEGMPVTSQNYPKAIAILEKKYYNRKLIIDSHYSILRNIPPIEDKDKNNVYKLRKTLDDFEVNLRCLEAFEEDVEHNSIQSLIYSKFPENIINKVFENVDQDSLTTSELRLNLDKIISSFERTETVKEKHAEKDHF, encoded by the coding sequence ATGGGTGATGCTGAAGAGCTTAAAAAACTTAATAATAGAAAAACAAGACTCAAAGCATCCCTAACTAGAcatttgaattttgtcaaaaacgaattacaaaacgaaaataatctttctaaattaaaactaaaatcaaCTCAATTAGAAGACCTTTATGGTAACTATGCAACTTTGCTTGACGAATTCGATcaattcgaaattaatttggaTGCTTTTATTGAGCAATTCGAAATTGATTATTTAGAGACAAAATCTTTACTTgacgataaaataaactcaatTTCTACTAATCATTCTTCAGCTGTAGTAGGTACATCGATGCAACCTACCAGTATCTGTGCAAAATTACCGAAATTGACATTACCTGAATTCTCCGGAAATATACTGAAATGGAAAGAATTTTGGGATTCGTATGAGgccaaaattcataaaacaaaTCTGCCGGACTGCGATAAATTCGAATATTTGGTCCAATGTTTGAAAGGACGAGCTCAAAAATCGATAGAAGGTATGCCCGTTACAtctcaaaattatccaaaagctATTGCGATTCTCGAAAAGAAATACTACAACCGTAAGTTAATTATCGATTCGCATTATTCGATTTTACGAAATATTCCTCCTATTGAGGATAaagataaaaataatgtttataAATTACGCAAAACGTTGGATGATTTCGAAGTGAATTTACGTTGTTTAGAGGCTTTCGAAGAAGATGTCGAGCATAATAGTATTCAATCGTTGATCTATTCCAAATTTCCGGAAAATATTATCAACAAGGTTTTCGAAAATGTTGATCAAGATTCGTTGACAACTTCTGAACTTCGTTTGAATTTAGataaaattatttcttctttCGAAAGGACTGAAACGGTTAAAGAGAAACATGCCGAAAAAGATCATTTCTGA
- the LOC135845073 gene encoding uncharacterized protein LOC135845073: MANQIFTIVCVLYTVSVLVKRLDFVEANDASASASFTFDPQKPNLVQYESCLQGGELIIKLDYNPPDDKKMTVVILYDTEIKSAETFFKEQFKSEIFAGFNKCDVINWNMRPCTLSKIQDGKLNCPQGNLQCKFDKFHACAATLYASDQVKLGSFLICFFNEGKNNEDCATKYGMNYDDLKTCAEDDDGKAGAGLCDGFYRIIHPTGNQSPPPPSGDASTEVTSNFKGFLCGQLKTAQLKCDFCPA, from the exons ATggccaatcaaatttttacaattgtttGTGTTCTTTACACCGTTTCTGTATTGGTCAAACGATTAGACTTTGTCGAA GCCAACGACGCGAGTGCTTCTGCATCGTTCACTTTTGATCCACAGAAACCCAACTTGGTGCAATATGAAAGCTGTCTACAGGGA ggagaaTTAATCATTAAACTGGACTATAATCCTCCAGATGAT aaaaaaatgaccgtGGTAATTCTATACGATACGGAAATCAAATCTgcagaaacattttttaaagaacaaTTTAAATCTGAAATATTCGCAGGATTTAATAAGTGTGACGTCATCAATTGGAATATGAGACCCTGTACACTATCTAAG atACAGGATGGAAAACTAAATTGTCCACAAGGCAATCTACAATGcaaattcgataaatttcacGCCTGCGCTGCAACGCTGTACGCATCAGATCAGGTGAAACTGGGATCGTTCTTAATATGTTTCTTCAATGAAGGGAAAAATAACGAagat TGTGCGACTAAGTATGGCATGAATTACGATGATTTGAAGACTTGTGCCGAAGACGATGATGGAAAAGCAGGAGCTGGCCTTTGTGACGGGTTCTATCGCATCATTCACCCAACTGGAAATCAAAGCCCACCACCTCCATCGGGGGATGCG AGTACtgaagttaccagtaatttcaaaGGGTTTCTTTGCGGTCAATTAAAAACTGCTCAATTGAAATGTGACTTCTGTCCTGCCTAA
- the LOC135843862 gene encoding uncharacterized protein LOC135843862 — translation MVTQNFHGVRVLLVAGVLLINKLNVVDGEPPPFSSLCVEPYAPFDETGPSIEPGNQPTKPSPPPTPPQFIGVTEPWNQPTKPTPPPTPPQFVGGVIEPWNQPIPPTPPPSCKKDNAINVKYDTKSPGGELAIKFSYDENIDQGKMNVMISYETETEPAAKFFKEQFTDELVQGFSKCGVIKWDTVPCSISKMKDGQLFCPQGAKQCEFDQIHACAENIYKEDPQKMALFVICFFTQNNNAQECATKNGMVYDEIWKCVSVHGTDLCDLCHRHSSDKGLVKTPNEPPNPVVDPGYGIQPVTDDDVYYPDKNSGSLQGTPHPDTVATPGVLNPVPHDDPPSPGGNPNLDGIADFKGALCAKLDEGKLKKCEFCFC, via the exons ATGGTCACCCAAAATTTTCACGGTGTTCGAGTTCTTTTGGTTGCTGGTGTATTATTGATCAACAAATTGAATGTCGTTGATGGA GAACCACCTCCTTTTTCGTCATTGTGCGTGGAGCCTTATGcaccatttgatgaaactgGTCCTTCCATAGAACCTGGGAACCAACCGACCAAACCATCACCACCACCGACACCACCACAATTTATCGGAGTTACAGAACCTTGGAACCAACCTACCAAACCAACACCACCACCGACACCACCTCAATTTGTCGGAGGTGTTATAGAACCTTGGAACCAACCAATTCCTCCTACACCACCACCATCATGCAAGAAAGATAATGCTATTAACGTGAAATACGATACCAAATCACCGGGG GGCGAATTGGCGATCAAATTTTCATACGATGAAAACATCGAC CAAGGGAAAATGAACGTTATGATTTCATACGAGACGGAAACTGAACCCGCAGCCAAGTTCTTCAAAGAACAATTCACCGATGAACTCGTACAAGGGTTCAGCAAATGTGGTGTCATCAAGTGGGACACCGTGCCATGCTCCATTTCCAAG ATGAAAGATGGCCAATTGTTTTGTCCTCAAGGTGCCAAACAATGCGAATTTGATCAGATACACGCTTGCGCAGAAAATATATACAAAGAAGATCCGCAGAAGATGGCTTTATTCGTCATTTGCTTCTTTACCCAGAATAACAATGCTCAAGAA TGCGCCACCAAAAATGGTATGGTATACGATGAAATATGGAAGTGTGTGAGTGTTCATGGAACTGACCTTTGTGACCTGTGTCATCGGCATAGCAGTGATAAAGGGTTAGTTAAGACACCAAATGAACCTCCGAATCCGGTAGTTGATCCAGGATATGGTATTCAACCCGTAACAGACGACGACGTCTATTATCCAGACAAGAACAGCGGATCTCTGCAGGGAACACCTCATCCAGATACAGTAGCAACTCCAGGAGTTCTAAATCCAGTACCCCATGACGATCCTCCAAGTCCAGGAGGGAATCCG AATTTAGATGGAATAGCTGATTTCAAAGGTGCTTTGTGCGCCAAATTGGACGAAGGGAAGcttaaaaaatgtgaattttgcttCTGCTAA